The Nitrospirae bacterium CG2_30_53_67 DNA window GACGCGGAGGGTATCATATTTGTCCTGTAAAAAGTCCGATTCATTCTTGTTCTGGTCGTAACGGCCGTTCAAAAAGGCGCTCAGCCGGTCCGAGAGGCGGTGGTTATAATTGGCGCTGTAAGACCGGCGGATCGATGTCCCGCCATAAGCGGATCGTTGATAGGTATCCTGGTCAAATGATAGAGAGAGGGATGAAGACTCAAAGGTTTTGTTGATGGTGAGATTGTAGATTAACCCGGAACTTTTCTGTGAATCGTCGCTGATAGGTTCTATAGTTACACCAGGGAAGACAATCGGCATTCCAGTATGTGCGATGGCGTATATATATGATGAGGCTATAGCAGCTTGGACAAGACTTCCTTCTGGCAGAGAATGGGGGACTTCAATGCCTCCGCCTGGAACAAGAGCGAGAATTTTTGTGACATCTTCGGTCCTTCTTGTGCCGATGTATAGACTGGTATTCAAGGTGGATGAAAATTGGTGTGACCATCCGATATAGGCGGATTTGTTTATGGACCGGTCAAATTCCGAGTTGAAAAGAAGCTCATAAAAATCTGGACCGATCGGTCTATACACAGCGCTCTGCCTCAGTTCCAGATCGCTCCTTTCATAATTCGTGTTATTTGCGGAAATCGAAGTGAAGACGGTATTCTGGGCATCCAGACTGTAGTTGTAGGAGATCGTCCCTCCGTTACCGGATGAGTCATAGTAAGCCGGCAGGGAGTAACGGAACAAGGAATGGGTCGCGCTCAGGCTGATGAAGGCCTTGGGAGATACCGAATAGCTCATGGATCCGGTCACGGAATTGGATTTGTTTCTGACCTGTTCCACGATAATGTCCGATTCGGTCTCGCTGGCCCCGGCCCTCAGGAACCTGTCCGAATCCTTCATACTGGCGAAATTGTCCGACAAGGAGAGGCTGAGACGCTGCGAGAGTTTGTGCGAGGCGTTCAGCGTGACGTAATGGTTTCCATAATTTGCTCCCGGGAAAGAAGAGTATTGAAATCGGCTGGTCCGGTAGTTGAGGCCTATATCCGTGTCCGGTGATACGGCATGAAACGGGAAGGCGATGTCTGCCTGATAGTTAAAATCACTCTCTTTATTGGATGCGCTCCAATAAATGTTGGAATCATATTCCAAGCCCATCGACACTTTGGGGATGAAGGTGTAGTTCCATTCGGCGTTGACCTGAGCGATGATGGTTGTTTGGATGACTAAAAAAATAAATAACCAGAAGATTCCTTTTTTCATATTGCCTCCTTCTTGTTGATTGAATGGCCGATACAGAGAACCTCAAAATCTTTATTTTAATTTCTGCCGCGTTCATGATTTTTAAAGAATTTCCTATGTTTTTTTTAACCCATGGTTCTTTGCGGATCGTTTCAACCATCGTTCTGCAGGAAGATAGGCCGCACGCCTGGACCATGAGGACTGATAGAGCCGGTTCATGAACCGCCAGGGGTCTCCTCTCGTGGTTCCCCAGATTACAAAGCGGTGGGCCATGGCGCCGAACCTTTGGAACAGGTATCGATTGGAGAGCGAGGTATAGATCTGTCTTCCAAAGGCCTCTTTCCAGAGGGCGTTATAGTCTGAACCCTCTATGATGCTTCGGGCGGCGAGATACCCGGAGGTCAGGGCATACCGGATCCCGAAACCAAAAAGAAAATCCTGGAACCCTGCCGCCTCCCCTGCGTAGAGCCGATGATGATGAACCGCGTTTCGGGTTGGGAAGTAGCTGCCGTAACCGGTAAACCGCCGAGTCTCTTCCATGGAAAATGGGCGGATGTTCTGAAAGGCCCGGATGCTGTGGTCAAGGTGGTTGAACCCATTCTTGAAGTCTTTGAAGTAGACGCTCGCCAGGGTCGCCTGCCCCTGCCGGGCGAGAAGATAGGCATAACCCCAGGGCGCGGCCCGGTTGTCCAGATAAGCCATGATGGTGTCATGGAGATCGGTCTTAAAAAGCACGCCGCTGGCCAGGGTATTGGGTCTTCCAGGGCCGGTTGCAATGATCTCCCCTTGGTCCGGGTTCATCCGCTGGTTGAACAGGATATGAACCCCGGCATCTTCGGCCTGTTTCTTCAGGGATCGGTCCAGGCTTCCTTTCAGCGGGCCTCGAAGGGTGAGATAGAAGAGAGGTTTGTCGGATTTTACGGTCCCTCCGAAATTCCCTTGCATGAAGAACTCGCCCTGCTTATAGGGTTGACAGAGGAAATCAGGGCGGATCGACATCCTCTGAATTGAAGAGAGAAAGTCTTCGCTTATACTCCAGTTTTCAATCCCCTGAAAGTCTCCGGAGAAGCGCATGCCCACGTCTCGGTTCCTTTCGAATACGGTGACGCCGTAACCGGCATGGGCCAGGTGGATGGCTGCGCACAACCCCGCAGGGCCGGCCCCGATGATTCGGATCTCTTTTTTTTTATTCATACGCTGTATTTATTCGTAATCGGCAGCCTGCGTCCTGAGCCGAAGGCCCTGGGCGTGATCCGGATCCCCAGGGCGGCCTGCTGGCGCTTATACTCGTTTTTGTCGATCATCCGAATGATGCGGCGGACGGTTTTTTGATCATAACCCAGACCCACGATGTCCGAGGCGGATTCATCCAATTCTACATAAGCGTGCAGGATCCCGTCGAGGATCTCATAATCAGGGAGTGTATCCGAATCTTTTTGACCCGGAGAGAGTTCCGCCGAGGGGGGTTTGGTCATGATTCGTTCCGGGATCACCGGCTGTTCGGCCAGGCTGTTTCTGTAATCGGCGAGTTTATAGACGAGGGTCTTGGGCACATCGGAAATCAGGGCCAGTCCCCCTGCCATGTCGCCGTAGAGAGTGGCATATCCCACTCCCACTTCGGATTTGTTCCCCGTGCTGATGACCAGATAGCCGAACTTGTTGGAGAGCGCCATGAGGATCACCCCGCGGATTCGTGCCTGGATGTTTTCTTCAGTGACGTCTCTTTTTTTGCCTTTAAAAATTTTTGAAAGCGCTGCCGCAAAGGCGTCATAGATATCGTGGATCGGGATGATCTTCAGCCGGATGCCCAGGTTCCCGGCCAGTATTTTTGCATCCTCCACGCTATCCCTGGAGGTGATCCTGCTCGGCATGGAGACCCCGATCACATGATCCGCGCCGATGGCGTCCACGGCCAGGGCGGCCGTCAGGGCGGAATCAATCCCTCCGGAGATCCCGATGACGACCTTCCTGAAGCCGTTCTTCCGCGCATAATCGGAAAGGCCGAGTTTGAGCGCCGAATAGACCTCTTCGTATGGATGATAAGCCTCGTGGACCTCGCGCAGCAGGAAGGGATTCTCAGTGATGTCAAGTTTTTTCCGGCACGTCCCTTTATCGAGGCTGCGGGTGATCCCCGTGGAAGCAATGACCGTCAAGGGCCTTGCATTCAGTTTGGTTTCCAAAGTCCTCCGCCGGTTCCGGGGGTTTTTCAGCCGGTCATGGCGCACGTCGTCCAGGTTCAGGTCGGATACGATCAGGTCTTCCTCAAAGGCCTTGCCGAGGGATATCAGGTGTCCCTGCTGGTCGGCGATCAGGCTCCTGCCGTCAAAGACCAGATCGTCCTGGCCTCCGACCATATTGTTGAACATCAGGACGGCCAGATGATCCCTGGCCCTCGTGGCGATCATCTCCCGTCTCATGCCCGCCTTGCCGGCATGGAAGGGCGATGCGGAGATGTTGACCACGAGTTCAGCTCCGTTTCGGGCCAGTTCCACGGCCGGACCGTCAGGGAACCAGATGTCCTCACAGATGGTCACCCCGAAGAGGGCGCAGTCCATATCAAATAAGAAGCTTTGGGCCCCCTGCCGAAAATAGCGATGCTCGTCGAATACATCGTAATTCGGAAGAAGGATCTTGTGCTGGGTTCCGATCCATTGGCCGTCATGGAGGACGGCGGCGGCATTATAGAGATCGTCCGTGTAGTCCACGAATCCCACAATCACGCAGATCCCTTTTGTTTCCGGCAGGATTTTCTGCAGGCATTCGAGATTCTTCCGGATAAAGTCGGGCTTTAACAGGAGATCCTTGGGAGGGTATCCGGTTACGACAAGTTCCGGGAAGGAGAGGAGTTGAACCCCCTTTTTTCGGGCAGCCCGGATCCACTCGACCATTTTTTTACGGTTTCCATCCAGGTCCCCGACCACCGGGTTGATCTGTGCCATTCCCACGCGGAGACATCTCATGGAACCGCTCCTTCTCCAGAAAAGGTCCTTTTGTCCTTTGATTCAGAGCTATCATAAGAAATAGAGGGGAAAAATTCAAGCGAATTCACGCGCCTCTTTCAAAACGTTTGCTGACCGGAGTTTTTTCATAAAAACTTGGTTGTTTTCCGCCGGGGGTTATACTACTATAAAAAAAATTGCGGCTGATCATGGATGGATGATGGACACGTGACGGAGGGGAAAGCTTGACTGACGGGAAGCGTAAAGAGCCCAAAACGGTGATCCTGGTAGGGAGCCCGAATGTAGGAAAAAGTGTGATTTTCGGTCTGCTGACAGGAAGGTATGTGACCGTATCGAATTATCCGGGGACCTCCGTGGAGATCGTGGAGGGGATTATTCAAACCACCGGAAGGGGGCAGGAGAACATCAAGATCATCGACAGCCCCGGCGTCAACAGCCTGATTCCCAAGTCCGAGGATGAACAGGTGACGAGGAATATCCTTCTCCGAACAGAGGACGCCGGGATCTTGCAGGTAGCCGATTTCAAGAATCTGAAGCGTTCCCTTCTGATCAACTCCCAGCTTTCAGACATGGGCTTGCCCATGGTTCTTGTCTTGAATATGTATGACGAGGCCGAGGAGCGGGGGATCCGCATTGACCGTGACCGGCTCTCTGAGATTTTGGGGATTCGGGTGATCCCCACCGTGGCCACCGAGCGGAGGGGCCTCAGGGAGATTTGGAAGTCTCTCGGCGAATTCCGCCACGCAAACCGAGAGGCGCGGTTTTCTCCTCCCATCGAGGCCGCCGTTGAGGAACTCGCCGCTCTTCTTCCGGAGACGCCGGTCTCAAAAAGGTTTCTTGCCCTCACGCTTCTGGCGGAAGACAGGCATTTATATCATCTCCTGAAGGAAACCGACCCGGACCTCGACACCGGGAAGATTCAGGAGATCCTTCAAAAGGCTCAAGAGGAGTTCCAGGATCCTCTGGGTTATGTGATCCAGAAACAAAGGCAGGTCTATGTGGATGAGATCTTCAAGCTCTGCGTTCAGCAGGAATACAAACCTTCATCGAGCCGGAGAGAAACCGTAGGGAATTGGGCCATGCATCCGGTCATCGGGGTTCCGGTCCTTTTCTTCCTCCTTTACCTGATGTACCTCTTCGTGGGGAAAATCGGGGCCGGTTACGGAGTCAATTTTTTGGAGAATGTTGTCTTCGGGCGGGTGGTGACGCCCTTCTTGACCCGTGTGGTGGATGCCGTCCTCCCCTTTGCCTTTATGCACGATCTTTTGGTCGGTGAGTACGGAGTTTTATCCGTGGGGCTCACTTACTCTGTGGCCATCGTTCTTCCGGTGGTCAGTTTCTTTTTCCTTTTTTTCGGATTGCTTGAGGACTCCGGTTACCTTCCCCGGCTCACGGTCATGTCCAACCGAGTCTTCAAGAAGATCGGTTTGAACGGGAGGGCTGTTCTTCCCATGGTCCTCGGCCTCGGATGCGTCACCATGGCGACCCTGACCACAAGAATCCTGACGACCCGAAAGGAAAGAGTCATAGCCACCCTGCTTCTTGCCCTCGGGATCCCTTGTTCAGCCCAATTGGGAGTGA harbors:
- a CDS encoding ferrous iron transport protein B; this encodes MTDGKRKEPKTVILVGSPNVGKSVIFGLLTGRYVTVSNYPGTSVEIVEGIIQTTGRGQENIKIIDSPGVNSLIPKSEDEQVTRNILLRTEDAGILQVADFKNLKRSLLINSQLSDMGLPMVLVLNMYDEAEERGIRIDRDRLSEILGIRVIPTVATERRGLREIWKSLGEFRHANREARFSPPIEAAVEELAALLPETPVSKRFLALTLLAEDRHLYHLLKETDPDLDTGKIQEILQKAQEEFQDPLGYVIQKQRQVYVDEIFKLCVQQEYKPSSSRRETVGNWAMHPVIGVPVLFFLLYLMYLFVGKIGAGYGVNFLENVVFGRVVTPFLTRVVDAVLPFAFMHDLLVGEYGVLSVGLTYSVAIVLPVVSFFFLFFGLLEDSGYLPRLTVMSNRVFKKIGLNGRAVLPMVLGLGCVTMATLTTRILTTRKERVIATLLLALGIPCSAQLGVILGLVGGLSMKALAIVIVTVLMQLLIVGHLAAKVVPGKSSDFLIEIPPLRIPQMSNIVMKTYHRVKWFLKEAVPLFMLGTFILFLLDRLGLIGGIERVLAPVLEGLLDLPAKTAQAFIVGFLRRDYGAAGLFMMADRGEMSMLQLAVSMTVMVLFVPCLANYFVMIKEHGKKVAFYMVSFILVYAILVGAVLNVVLRTFSIL